One Oceanithermus desulfurans DNA segment encodes these proteins:
- the gcvPA gene encoding aminomethyl-transferring glycine dehydrogenase subunit GcvPA, whose translation MDFTPHTPDDVRAMLEALGMQDLRELFADLPDALLEPDLRLPAPLSEQEILAHLRDLAAKNASADKAFLGGGLRPHFVPSLVPALAQRGEFLTAYTPYQPEVSQGVLQAVFEYQTMIAELTGLDVSNASLYDGAAALAEGVLLALRQTRRMGVVVSQGVHPEYRQVLATYLHAVGAELRTVALEGGLTPPARFDETVGAVVLQSPNFLGAIEDPAPWVEAAHATGALVVYVADPFSLALLKPPGDWGADIAVGDGQPLGNPMNFGGPQFGYIAVREKLVRQLPGRLVSQTHDVDGRRGYVLALAAREQHIRRAKAKSNITTNAQLTALMGAMHLAALGPEGFAEAAAASVARAHALAAELERLPGVERVTPEPFFSEFVLRLPRPAAAVRAGLAARGWHAAAPVPDEYGTNLALFAATERHTEEDLAGLAAAVKEVLA comes from the coding sequence ATGGACTTCACCCCGCACACCCCGGACGACGTGCGGGCGATGCTCGAAGCGCTCGGCATGCAGGACCTGCGCGAGCTCTTCGCCGATCTGCCCGACGCGCTCCTGGAACCCGACCTGCGCCTGCCCGCACCGCTGAGCGAGCAGGAGATCCTAGCCCACCTGCGGGACCTCGCCGCCAAGAACGCTTCCGCGGACAAGGCCTTCCTCGGCGGCGGCCTGCGCCCCCACTTCGTGCCCAGCCTCGTCCCCGCGCTCGCCCAGCGCGGGGAGTTTCTCACCGCCTACACCCCCTACCAGCCCGAGGTGAGCCAGGGCGTGCTCCAGGCCGTCTTCGAGTACCAGACGATGATCGCCGAGCTGACCGGGCTCGACGTCTCCAACGCCTCGCTCTACGACGGCGCGGCGGCGCTGGCCGAGGGGGTGCTGCTGGCGCTCCGGCAGACCCGGCGCATGGGCGTGGTGGTGAGCCAGGGGGTGCACCCCGAGTACCGCCAGGTGCTGGCCACCTACCTGCACGCCGTGGGCGCCGAGCTGCGCACCGTGGCCCTCGAGGGGGGCCTCACCCCGCCCGCGCGGTTCGACGAGACCGTGGGCGCGGTGGTGCTGCAAAGCCCCAACTTCCTGGGCGCGATCGAAGACCCGGCGCCCTGGGTGGAGGCGGCCCACGCGACCGGGGCGCTCGTGGTCTACGTGGCCGACCCCTTCAGCCTGGCCCTGCTTAAGCCGCCCGGCGACTGGGGCGCGGACATCGCCGTGGGCGACGGCCAGCCCCTGGGCAATCCCATGAACTTTGGCGGACCCCAGTTCGGCTACATCGCGGTGCGCGAGAAGCTGGTGCGCCAGCTCCCCGGCCGCCTGGTGAGCCAGACCCACGACGTGGACGGCCGCCGCGGCTACGTGCTGGCGCTGGCCGCGCGCGAGCAGCACATCCGTCGCGCCAAGGCCAAGAGCAACATCACCACCAACGCCCAGCTGACCGCGCTGATGGGGGCCATGCACCTGGCCGCCCTGGGTCCCGAGGGGTTCGCCGAGGCGGCCGCGGCCTCGGTGGCGCGGGCGCACGCGCTCGCCGCCGAGCTGGAGCGGCTTCCCGGCGTGGAGCGGGTGACGCCGGAACCCTTCTTTAGCGAGTTCGTGCTGCGCCTGCCGCGGCCGGCCGCGGCGGTGCGGGCCGGGCTGGCGGCGCGCGGCTGGCACGCCGCCGCGCCGGTGCCCGACGAGTACGGCACGAACCTGGCCCTCTTCGCCGCGACCGAGCGCCACACCGAGGAAGACCTGGCCGGTCTCGCGGCCGCTGTGAAGGAGGTGCTCGCGTGA
- the gcvPB gene encoding aminomethyl-transferring glycine dehydrogenase subunit GcvPB: protein MKRGFPTLFERSRPGRRGTRPPRPPEVDLAGLLGAENLRPAAPRLPEVDELTVVRHYTNLSRRQVGVDTSFYPLGSCTMKYNPRVNEAAAGLFAELHPYQDPETAQGALQIIYELQEYLAEITGMDAVTLQPAAGAHGELTGMLLIRAYHESRGEGEQRRVVLVPDSAHGSNPATASMAGYQVQEVPSGPDGEVDLEALRAALGPHVAAIMLTNPNTLGLFERKILELIDAAHDQGVQLYYDGANLNAIMGWARPGDMGFDVVHLNLHKTFSTPHGGGGPGSGPVGAKAHLAPFLPVPTVKREGERYVLDFDRPQTIGRMRSFYGNFAVMVRAYAYIRMLGAEGLKRASAMAVLNANYLRKKLAGAGYRIPYDRLCKHEFIAQPPEGLKALDVAKALLDYGYHPPTVYFPLIVKEAMMIEPTETESKETLDEYAGVMAEIARRGLADPDWIAHTPYTTPVRRLDEVAANRKPVLRWRPEEG from the coding sequence GTGAAACGCGGCTTCCCGACCCTCTTCGAACGCTCGCGCCCCGGGCGGCGCGGCACCCGCCCGCCCCGCCCGCCCGAGGTGGATCTCGCCGGCCTTCTGGGCGCCGAAAACCTCCGCCCCGCCGCGCCCCGGCTGCCCGAGGTGGACGAACTCACGGTGGTGCGCCACTACACCAACCTGAGTCGCCGCCAGGTGGGAGTGGACACCAGCTTCTACCCCCTGGGTTCGTGCACGATGAAGTACAACCCGCGAGTGAACGAGGCCGCCGCGGGACTCTTCGCCGAGCTGCACCCCTACCAGGACCCCGAGACGGCCCAGGGGGCGCTGCAGATCATCTACGAGTTGCAGGAGTACCTGGCCGAGATCACCGGCATGGACGCGGTGACCCTGCAGCCGGCGGCGGGCGCGCACGGCGAGCTGACCGGCATGCTGCTCATCCGCGCCTACCACGAATCCCGTGGCGAAGGCGAGCAACGGCGGGTGGTGCTCGTGCCCGACAGCGCCCACGGCTCCAACCCGGCCACCGCCAGCATGGCCGGCTACCAGGTGCAGGAGGTGCCCAGCGGCCCCGACGGCGAGGTGGACCTGGAGGCGCTGCGCGCGGCTCTGGGCCCCCACGTGGCCGCGATCATGCTCACCAACCCCAACACCCTGGGGCTGTTCGAGCGCAAGATCCTCGAGCTCATCGACGCCGCCCACGACCAGGGGGTGCAGCTCTACTACGACGGCGCCAACCTCAACGCCATCATGGGCTGGGCCCGGCCCGGTGACATGGGTTTCGACGTCGTTCACCTCAACCTGCACAAGACCTTCTCCACGCCCCACGGCGGCGGCGGCCCCGGCTCGGGGCCGGTGGGAGCGAAGGCCCATCTGGCGCCCTTCCTGCCGGTGCCCACGGTGAAGCGCGAGGGCGAGCGCTACGTGCTGGACTTCGACCGGCCGCAGACGATCGGACGGATGCGCTCGTTCTACGGCAACTTCGCGGTGATGGTGCGCGCCTACGCTTACATCCGCATGCTCGGGGCCGAAGGCCTCAAGCGGGCCTCGGCCATGGCGGTCCTGAACGCCAACTACCTGCGCAAGAAGCTCGCCGGGGCGGGCTACCGCATCCCCTACGACCGGCTGTGCAAGCACGAGTTCATCGCCCAGCCACCCGAGGGGCTGAAGGCGCTTGACGTGGCCAAGGCGTTGCTCGACTACGGCTACCACCCGCCCACGGTCTACTTTCCGCTGATCGTCAAGGAGGCGATGATGATCGAGCCCACCGAGACGGAGAGCAAGGAGACCCTGGATGAGTACGCCGGGGTGATGGCCGAGATCGCGCGGCGCGGGCTCGCCGATCCCGACTGGATCGCCCACACCCCCTACACCACCCCGGTGCGCCGCCTCGACGAGGTGGCCGCCAACCGCAAGCCGGTGCTGCGCTGGAGGCCGGAGGAGGGGTAG
- the truA gene encoding tRNA pseudouridine(38-40) synthase TruA translates to MRRLKLVLEYDGTDFAGFQLQAQGERTVQGVLEAALARIPGTRPRVTAAGRTDSGVHALAMPVHYDTEDTVPIEKVPMALNALLPPDVRVLEAEEVPPDWHARYSARWRRYLYRVLNRSQPTALDRHRVWWVPQPFDFPKIAAAARMLEGEHDFGAFANREKRATVRVLYQARAEAVGGELHLHFVGSGFVRGQVRAMVGTLVEVGLGRRPPEDVARLLENPERSEGGATAPPQGLYFVAAGYSPWETGAA, encoded by the coding sequence GTGCGCAGGCTGAAGCTCGTCCTCGAATACGACGGCACCGACTTCGCCGGCTTCCAGCTGCAGGCCCAGGGCGAACGCACGGTGCAGGGGGTGCTGGAAGCGGCGCTGGCGCGCATCCCGGGCACGCGCCCCCGGGTGACGGCCGCGGGCCGAACCGACAGCGGCGTGCACGCGCTGGCCATGCCGGTGCACTACGACACCGAGGACACGGTTCCCATCGAAAAGGTACCCATGGCGCTCAACGCCTTGTTGCCGCCCGACGTGCGGGTGCTCGAGGCCGAGGAGGTGCCGCCCGACTGGCACGCGCGCTACTCGGCCCGCTGGCGGCGCTACCTCTACCGGGTGCTGAACCGCAGCCAGCCGACGGCGCTCGACCGCCACCGGGTCTGGTGGGTTCCCCAGCCCTTCGACTTTCCGAAGATCGCGGCCGCGGCGCGGATGCTGGAAGGCGAGCACGACTTCGGCGCCTTCGCCAACCGCGAGAAGCGGGCCACGGTACGCGTCCTCTACCAGGCGCGGGCGGAGGCCGTCGGCGGCGAGCTGCACCTGCACTTCGTGGGCAGCGGCTTCGTCCGTGGTCAGGTGCGGGCCATGGTGGGCACCCTGGTGGAGGTGGGGCTGGGCCGCCGGCCGCCGGAGGACGTGGCGCGGCTGCTGGAAAACCCCGAACGCAGCGAGGGCGGCGCCACCGCGCCACCCCAGGGGCTCTACTTCGTGGCCGCCGGCTACTCGCCCTGGGAGACCGGGGCCGCGTAG
- the rpsL gene encoding 30S ribosomal protein S12 — MPTINQLLRKGRKAVKKKTKVPALKGSPFRRGVCTVVRTVTPKKPNSALRKVAKVRLTSGYEVTAYIPGEGHNLQEHSVVLIRGGRVKDLPGVRYHIVRGVYDTQGVQDRRKSRSKYGTKRPKS; from the coding sequence TTGCCGACAATCAACCAGCTGCTACGCAAAGGCCGCAAGGCGGTCAAGAAGAAGACCAAGGTCCCGGCGCTCAAGGGGAGCCCCTTCCGCCGCGGGGTCTGCACGGTGGTCCGCACCGTGACCCCCAAGAAGCCGAACTCGGCGCTGCGCAAGGTGGCCAAGGTGCGCCTCACCAGCGGTTACGAAGTGACCGCGTACATTCCGGGCGAGGGCCACAACCTGCAGGAACACTCGGTCGTGCTCATCCGCGGCGGCCGTGTGAAGGACCTTCCGGGCGTGCGCTACCACATCGTTCGCGGCGTCTACGACACCCAGGGCGTCCAGGACCGCAGGAAGAGCCGCTCGAAGTACGGGACCAAGCGGCCCAAGAGCTGA
- the rpsG gene encoding 30S ribosomal protein S7: protein MARRRRAEIRKLAPDLVYGDVVVSAFINKIMRDGKKNLAARIFYDACKLIQERTGQEPLKVFRQAVDNVKPRMEVRSRRVGGANYQVPVEVSPRRQQSLALRWLVNAANQRPERTAVERIAGELLDAAEGKGGAVKKREDVERMAEANRAYAHYRW from the coding sequence ATGGCACGCAGAAGAAGAGCAGAAATCCGCAAGCTGGCCCCCGACCTGGTCTACGGCGACGTCGTCGTCTCGGCCTTCATCAACAAGATCATGCGCGACGGCAAGAAGAACCTCGCCGCCCGCATCTTCTACGACGCCTGCAAGCTCATCCAGGAGCGAACCGGGCAGGAGCCGCTCAAGGTCTTCCGCCAGGCGGTGGACAACGTCAAGCCGCGCATGGAAGTGCGCAGCCGCCGTGTGGGCGGGGCCAACTACCAGGTACCCGTCGAGGTTTCGCCGCGCCGTCAGCAGTCGCTGGCGCTGCGCTGGCTCGTGAACGCCGCCAACCAGCGCCCTGAGCGCACCGCCGTCGAGCGTATCGCCGGCGAGCTGCTCGACGCGGCCGAGGGCAAGGGCGGCGCCGTCAAGAAGCGCGAAGACGTCGAGCGCATGGCCGAGGCCAACCGCGCCTACGCGCACTACCGGTGGTAG
- the fusA gene encoding elongation factor G, translating to MAVKTEFDLKKTRNIGIAAHIDAGKTTITERILYYTGRIHKIGEVHEGAATMDWMEQERERGITITSAVTTAFWKDHRINIIDTPGHVDFTIEVERSMRVLDGAVAVFDASQGVEPQSETVWRQAEKYRVPRIAFANKMDKTGADILLVLNSMKQRLGARPVLMQWPMGQEDEFRGIIDLVAMKAYTYGNDLGTDIQEIEIPAEFQEVAAEWHDKLVEAAADLDEDVMMKYLEGEEVTEEELKNAFRKGTISLDVTPVFLGSALKNKGVQLLLDAVVQYLPSPLDVPPIKGATPDGGEVERTPEADGPLAALAFKIMADPYVGRLTFVRVYSGTLKAGSYVYNSTKGKKERVGRLLRMHANHREEVEELLAGDLGAVVGLKDTVTGDTLVGDGDDPVVLESIDIPEPVISVAIEPKTKADQEKLAMALSRLAEEDPTFRVHTDPESGQTIISGMGELHLEIIVDRLKREFKVDANVGQPQVAYRETITRMVDVEGKFVRQSGGRGQYGHVKIKAEPLPRGGGFEFVNAIVGGVIPKEFIPAVQKGIEEAMQSGPLIGFPVVDVKVTLYDGSYHEVDSSEMAFKIAGSMAIKEAVQKGSPAILEPIMRVEVTTPEEYLGDVIGDLNSRRGHVLGMEARGNAQVISAHVPLAEMFGYATDLRSKTQGRASFVMFFDHYAEVPKQVQEKLIKH from the coding sequence ATGGCGGTCAAGACGGAGTTCGACCTCAAGAAGACGCGCAACATCGGGATCGCCGCGCACATCGATGCCGGCAAGACCACCATCACCGAGCGCATCCTCTACTACACCGGCCGCATCCACAAGATCGGCGAAGTGCACGAGGGTGCGGCGACGATGGACTGGATGGAGCAGGAGCGCGAGCGCGGCATCACCATCACCTCGGCGGTGACCACGGCCTTCTGGAAGGATCACCGCATCAACATCATCGACACCCCGGGCCACGTGGACTTCACCATCGAGGTCGAGCGCTCGATGCGCGTCCTCGATGGGGCCGTGGCGGTCTTCGACGCCAGCCAGGGCGTGGAGCCGCAGTCGGAGACCGTCTGGCGCCAGGCCGAGAAGTACCGGGTGCCGCGCATCGCCTTCGCCAACAAGATGGACAAGACCGGCGCCGACATCCTGCTGGTGCTGAACAGCATGAAGCAGCGCCTGGGCGCGCGTCCGGTGCTGATGCAGTGGCCGATGGGCCAGGAGGACGAGTTCCGGGGCATCATCGACCTCGTCGCCATGAAGGCCTACACCTACGGCAACGACCTGGGCACCGACATCCAGGAGATCGAGATCCCCGCCGAGTTCCAGGAGGTGGCCGCGGAGTGGCACGACAAGCTGGTCGAGGCCGCGGCCGACCTGGACGAGGACGTGATGATGAAGTACCTCGAGGGCGAGGAGGTGACCGAGGAGGAGCTGAAGAACGCCTTCCGCAAGGGCACCATCTCCCTCGACGTGACCCCGGTCTTCCTGGGTTCGGCGCTCAAGAACAAGGGCGTTCAGCTGCTGCTCGACGCCGTGGTGCAGTACCTGCCCTCGCCGCTTGACGTGCCCCCCATCAAGGGCGCGACCCCCGACGGCGGCGAGGTGGAGCGCACCCCCGAAGCCGACGGCCCGCTCGCGGCGCTGGCCTTCAAGATCATGGCCGACCCCTACGTGGGCCGCCTCACCTTCGTGCGCGTCTACTCCGGCACCCTCAAGGCCGGTTCCTACGTCTACAACTCCACCAAGGGCAAGAAGGAGCGGGTGGGGCGGCTGCTGCGCATGCACGCCAACCACCGCGAAGAGGTGGAGGAGCTGCTCGCGGGCGACCTGGGCGCCGTCGTGGGCCTGAAGGACACCGTGACCGGCGACACCCTGGTAGGCGACGGTGACGACCCGGTCGTGCTCGAGTCCATCGACATCCCCGAGCCCGTCATCTCGGTGGCCATCGAGCCCAAGACCAAGGCCGACCAGGAGAAGCTGGCCATGGCGCTCTCCCGTCTCGCCGAAGAGGACCCCACCTTCCGGGTTCACACCGACCCCGAGTCGGGCCAGACCATCATCTCGGGCATGGGCGAGCTGCACCTGGAGATCATCGTCGACCGCCTCAAGCGCGAGTTCAAGGTCGACGCCAACGTGGGTCAGCCCCAGGTGGCCTACCGCGAGACGATCACCCGCATGGTGGACGTCGAGGGTAAGTTCGTACGCCAGTCGGGCGGCCGCGGCCAGTACGGCCACGTCAAGATCAAGGCCGAGCCGCTCCCGCGCGGCGGCGGCTTCGAGTTCGTCAACGCCATCGTCGGCGGCGTGATCCCCAAAGAGTTCATCCCCGCCGTGCAGAAGGGGATCGAAGAGGCCATGCAGTCGGGCCCGCTGATCGGCTTCCCGGTCGTGGACGTCAAGGTCACCCTCTACGACGGCTCCTACCACGAGGTGGACTCCTCGGAGATGGCCTTCAAGATCGCGGGTTCGATGGCGATCAAGGAGGCCGTGCAGAAGGGCAGCCCGGCCATCCTCGAACCGATCATGCGGGTCGAGGTGACCACCCCCGAGGAGTACCTGGGCGACGTCATCGGCGACCTCAACAGCCGCCGCGGCCACGTGCTGGGCATGGAGGCCCGCGGCAACGCGCAGGTCATCAGCGCCCACGTGCCGCTGGCCGAGATGTTCGGCTACGCCACCGACCTTCGTTCCAAGACCCAAGGCCGCGCCTCGTTCGTGATGTTCTTCGACCACTACGCCGAGGTGCCCAAGCAGGTGCAGGAGAA